One Glycine max cultivar Williams 82 chromosome 4, Glycine_max_v4.0, whole genome shotgun sequence DNA segment encodes these proteins:
- the LOC100795133 gene encoding ubiquitin fusion degradation protein 1 homolog → MFFNGYGYQGTSSFEQTFRCYSASFIEKPEIENGDKIIMPPSVLDRLAFLRMDYPMMFELRNGASERVSHCGVLEFIADEGTIYMPYWMMQNLLLQEGDIVRVKFVSLPKGTYVKLQPHTKDFFDISNPKAILETTLRKFSCLTTGDTIMMTYNNKKYYLDVIETKPANAISIIETDCEVDFAPSLDYKVTTASKTLDKGKFNPFFGTGRRLDGISIPPVYSSRPSDVPNVNSLSSTTSSSPNFARPSQGKLVFASNFYRTKEIGKEKNESKQEPPHQKQPKFQPFIGNKYSLRG, encoded by the exons ATG TTTTTTAACGGATATGGGTATCAAGGGACATCATCATTTGAGCAGACATTTCGATGTTACTCTGCTTCGTTTATTGAAAAG CCCGAAATTGAAAATGGTGATAAAA TTATAATGCCTCCTTCAGTCCTTGACCGTCTAG CATTTCTACGTATGGATTATCCAATGATGTTTGAACTCAGAAATGGTGCTTCTGAGAGGGTTTCTCATTGTGGGGTTCTGGAGTTCATTGCAGATGAAGGAACTATATATATGCCATACTGG ATGATGCAGAATCTGCTTTTGCAAGAGGGAGACATCGTAAGAGTGAAATTCGTATCACTTCCAAAGGGAACATATGTTAAATTACAGCCACACACAAAGGACTTTTTTGATATTTCCAATCCAAAAGCTAT CTTAGAGACCACTTTGAGAAAATTTTCCTGCTTGACTACTGGAGATACTATCATGATgacatacaacaacaaaaaatattacttgGATGTTATAGAAACAAAGCCTGCTAATGCTATAAGCATCATCGAGACAGACTGCGAGGTGGACTTTGCTCCTTCCTTGGATTACAAGGTTACTACTGCAAGCAAAACACTAGACAAAG GCAAGTTCAATCCATTTTTTGGGACTGGTAGACGTTTGGATGGAATCTCAATTCCTCCTGTTTATTCTTCACGGCCTTCCGATGTTCCAAATGTCAATTCATTGTCTTCTACAACATCTAGTTCACCAAATTTCGCTCGTCCATCTCAGGGAAAGCTAGTGTTTGCATCGAATTTTTACCGCACAAAAGAAATAGGAAAG GAAAAGAATGAGTCAAAACAAGAGCCACCCCATCAGAAGCAACCGAAATTTCAGCCTTTCATTGGGAACAAGTATTCCCTAAGGGGTTGA
- the LOC113001441 gene encoding 30S ribosomal protein S31, mitochondrial: MAVNGASVMQRCSVAARLFMTAERAAPAVPQVCGRGDQKTKKGKRFKGSYGNARPKKEKMIERIKDKVEVPRSTPWPLPFKLI, encoded by the coding sequence ATGGCCGTTAATGGTGCGAGCGTGATGCAGCGGTGCAGCGTGGCTGCGAGGTTGTTCATGACGGCGGAGAGGGCGGCTCCGGCGGTGCCTCAAGTGTGTGGACGCGGGGACCAGAAGACGAAGAAAGGGAAGAGGTTCAAGGGTTCGTACGGTAACGCTAGGCCGAAGAAAGAGAAGATGATAGAGCGCATCAAGGACAAGGTCGAAGTTCCCAGGTCCACTCCTTGGCCTCTCCCTTTCAAGCTCATCTGA
- the LOC100305723 gene encoding NADH dehydrogenase [ubiquinone] 1 beta subcomplex subunit 9-like — MASTAAYLARRAAQKERVRILYRRALKDTLNWAVHRHLFYDDASNLRERFEENRHVEDPDTIDRLIADAEASYNKWRHPDPYIVPWAPGGSKFTRNPTPPQGIEIVYNYGREDND; from the exons ATGGCTTCGACGGCAGCGTACCTGGCTCGGCGCGCGGCGCAGAAGGAGAGGGTTCGGATCCTCTACCGCCGTGCCCTCAAAGACACTCTCAACTGGGCCGTACATCGCCACCTCTTCTACGACGAC gCTTCAAACCTCCGCGAAAGGTTCGAGGAGAACAGACACGTG GAAGACCCTGATACCATTGACAGGCTCATAGCGGATGCTGAAGCTTCCTACAACAAGTGGCGCCATCCTGATCCTTATATTG TTCCTTGGGCTCCTGGTGGTTCCAAGTTTACTCGCAACCCAACTCCACCTCAAGGG ATTGAGATAGTTTATAATTATGGCCGAGAAGATAATGACTGA